Proteins encoded together in one Nocardioides marinisabuli window:
- a CDS encoding ParA family protein — MRTAADLADQPSGFADDATPLARAAEHSLSVRLRSRSLPPAPRPDATRVFVVANQKGGVGKTTTTVNVAAALAQLGQRVLVIDLDPQGNASTALNIDHHRGVPSTYDALVDGEPLADVISPCPDVENLWVVPATIDLAGAEIELVSVVAREGRLRKAIHGHPAVGSAADAGEDRFDYVIVDCPPSLGLLTLNALVAGEEMMIPIQAEYYALEGLGQLLETVDMVRAHLNPALAVSTILVTMYDGRTRLAAGVAEEVREHFGDQVLRTAIPRSVRVSEAPSYAQTVMTYDPGSPGALSYLEAAREITSRGVRS; from the coding sequence GTGCGGACCGCGGCCGACCTGGCCGACCAGCCCTCCGGCTTCGCCGATGACGCCACTCCCCTGGCCCGCGCCGCCGAGCACAGCCTCTCGGTGCGGCTTCGCTCACGCTCGCTGCCGCCCGCCCCTCGACCCGACGCGACCCGAGTGTTCGTCGTGGCCAACCAGAAGGGCGGGGTCGGCAAGACCACGACGACGGTGAACGTGGCGGCGGCGCTGGCGCAGCTGGGGCAGCGCGTGCTGGTGATTGACCTGGACCCGCAGGGCAACGCCTCGACGGCCCTGAACATCGACCACCACCGCGGGGTGCCCAGCACCTACGACGCGCTGGTCGACGGGGAGCCGCTCGCGGACGTGATCAGCCCGTGCCCCGATGTCGAGAACCTCTGGGTGGTGCCCGCCACCATCGACCTGGCCGGCGCGGAGATCGAGCTCGTCAGCGTCGTGGCCCGCGAGGGCCGACTCCGCAAGGCCATCCACGGCCACCCCGCGGTCGGCAGCGCCGCCGACGCGGGCGAGGACCGGTTCGACTACGTCATCGTCGACTGCCCGCCCTCGCTGGGTCTGCTCACGCTCAACGCGCTGGTGGCCGGGGAGGAGATGATGATCCCGATCCAGGCGGAGTACTACGCGCTGGAGGGGCTGGGGCAGCTGCTCGAGACCGTCGACATGGTCCGGGCCCACCTCAACCCCGCGCTGGCCGTGTCCACGATCCTGGTCACCATGTACGACGGGCGCACCCGCCTGGCGGCCGGGGTCGCCGAGGAGGTGCGCGAGCACTTCGGCGACCAGGTGCTGCGCACCGCGATCCCCCGCTCGGTGCGCGTGTCCGAGGCGCCGTCCTACGCCCAGACCGTGATGACCTACGATCCCGGTTCGCCCGGCGCGCTGTCCTACCTGGAGGCCGCGCGCGAGATCACCAGCCGAGGAGTCCGCTCGTGA
- a CDS encoding ParB/RepB/Spo0J family partition protein: MNAPRPATRRGLGRGLGSLIPTAPVTPPSQDGPGAGDAPGATGVDGAEIGAPAPGDAARATADAEAADRGLAPVHGAWFSEIPVGQIVPNRVQPRQVFDEDAMAELVHSIKEVGLLQPVVVRRTAPDSYELVMGERRWRASQQAGLTAIPAIVRETDDTDMLRDALLENLHRSELNPLEEASAYAQLLEDFGCTHDELAQRIGRSRPQISNTLRLLRLSPAVQRRVAAGVLSAGHARSLLAVDDAELQDRLAQRVVSEGISVRGLEEIVAVGDHDRPGPRTRRSKPTAPGLEDIAERLSDRLETRVKVDMGRSKGKITVEFAALEDLQRIIDVIDPRNRKDRPI, from the coding sequence GTGAACGCACCCCGACCCGCCACCCGCCGGGGACTCGGCCGGGGCCTGGGCTCGCTCATCCCGACCGCCCCGGTGACTCCCCCGTCCCAGGACGGCCCGGGTGCGGGCGACGCCCCCGGGGCCACCGGCGTCGACGGGGCTGAGATCGGTGCTCCCGCTCCCGGTGACGCGGCGCGGGCCACGGCCGATGCCGAGGCGGCCGACCGCGGCCTGGCTCCCGTGCACGGAGCCTGGTTCAGCGAGATCCCCGTGGGCCAGATCGTGCCCAACCGGGTGCAGCCCCGCCAGGTCTTCGACGAGGACGCGATGGCCGAGCTCGTGCACTCCATCAAGGAGGTCGGGCTGCTCCAGCCCGTCGTCGTGCGTCGCACCGCCCCCGACAGCTACGAGCTGGTGATGGGGGAGCGGCGCTGGCGTGCCTCGCAGCAGGCTGGCCTGACCGCGATCCCGGCCATCGTGCGCGAGACCGATGACACCGACATGCTGCGCGACGCGCTGCTGGAGAACCTGCACCGCTCGGAGCTGAACCCGCTGGAGGAGGCGTCGGCGTACGCCCAGCTGCTCGAGGACTTCGGGTGCACCCACGACGAGCTGGCCCAGCGCATCGGCCGCTCGCGCCCGCAGATCTCCAACACGCTGCGCCTTCTCCGGCTGAGCCCCGCCGTGCAGCGCCGTGTGGCGGCGGGTGTGCTCTCCGCCGGCCACGCCCGCAGCCTCCTGGCCGTCGATGACGCGGAGCTGCAGGACCGGCTGGCCCAGCGCGTGGTCTCCGAGGGCATCAGCGTGCGCGGCCTGGAGGAGATCGTCGCCGTGGGAGACCACGACCGGCCGGGGCCGCGCACCCGGCGCTCCAAGCCCACCGCTCCGGGGCTCGAGGACATCGCAGAGCGGCTCTCCGACCGGCTGGAGACGCGGGTGAAGGTCGACATGGGCCGCAGCAAGGGCAAGATCACCGTCGAGTTCGCCGCGCTGGAGGACCTGCAGCGGATCATCGACGTCATCGACCCTCGCAACCGCAAGGACCGCCCGATCTGA
- the rsmG gene encoding 16S rRNA (guanine(527)-N(7))-methyltransferase RsmG: MARGVFPSGRLELVERYAGLLAGAGVERGLIGPREVPRLWDRHVLNSAVLSEWVPPQVEVCDIGSGAGLPGLVLALARPDVRVTLVEPLLRRTTFLEEVVSDLGLGDQVEVVRARAEELHGQRRFDVVTSRAVAPLERLLGWSMPLVSPSGALVAMKGSSVAEEVDRTRDELEAWGCADPEIGRLGDGVLDEATWVLRVAWADPASVSWPPQRTGASPAARPGRKSRRGGRRGRPRGRS; the protein is encoded by the coding sequence GTGGCCCGGGGGGTGTTCCCGTCCGGGCGGCTGGAGCTGGTCGAGAGGTACGCCGGTCTGCTGGCGGGGGCGGGCGTCGAGCGGGGGCTGATCGGACCGCGCGAGGTACCGCGGCTGTGGGACCGGCACGTCCTCAACAGCGCCGTGCTGTCGGAGTGGGTGCCGCCCCAGGTGGAGGTCTGCGACATCGGCTCGGGTGCCGGGCTGCCCGGGCTGGTGCTGGCACTGGCCCGCCCAGACGTCCGGGTGACCCTCGTCGAGCCGTTGCTGAGGCGCACGACGTTCCTCGAGGAGGTGGTCTCCGACCTCGGGCTGGGTGACCAGGTCGAGGTGGTGCGCGCACGCGCCGAGGAGCTGCACGGGCAGCGACGGTTCGACGTGGTGACCTCGCGCGCCGTGGCGCCCCTGGAGCGCTTGCTCGGCTGGTCGATGCCGCTGGTGTCGCCCAGCGGGGCCCTCGTGGCGATGAAGGGCTCCTCGGTCGCCGAGGAGGTCGACCGGACCAGGGACGAGCTCGAGGCCTGGGGTTGTGCCGATCCCGAGATCGGTCGGCTGGGGGACGGCGTCCTCGACGAGGCCACGTGGGTGCTCCGGGTGGCCTGGGCGGACCCGGCGTCGGTATCCTGGCCCCCACAGCGCACCGGGGCGTCCCCCGCGGCTCGCCCCGGACGGAAGTCTCGCCGCGGCGGTCGCCGTGGCCGCCCCCGCGGGCGGTCGTGA
- the dnaA gene encoding chromosomal replication initiator protein DnaA, with translation MEDSSSELGNAWASVLADLQPNQRAWLRASEPVTLHGNTAIVAVPNDFTRNQLEGRLRGQLEDALTVRFGREIRIAVTVNPELEEGLADVPRPATPAESHYVDMSTQVVPVPVEAPMAHVPDERPAPAPVQAPSALETRLNPKYTFETFVIGSSNRFPHAAAVAVAEAPGKAYNPLLVYGDSGLGKTHLLHAIGHYVRSLYNGAKVRYVSSEEFTNEFINAIRDDRQDRFKRRYRDVDVLLIDDIQFLEGKTQTQEEFFHTFNTLHNANKQIVLTSDRPPKRLEALEDRLRNRFEWGLITDVQPPDLETRIAILRKKAAMDRLTAPPDVLEFIASKIQTNIRELEGALIRVTAFANLNRQEVDMTLAEIVLKDLIPEGGEPEITAGLIIAQTAAYFGLAIDELTGPSRGRHLVMARQIAMYLCRELTDLSLPKIGAQFGNRDHTTVMYADRKINQLLAERRAVFNQVSELTNRVKLQARQG, from the coding sequence GTGGAGGACAGCAGCTCGGAGCTGGGGAACGCGTGGGCCAGCGTGCTCGCGGACCTGCAGCCCAACCAACGGGCCTGGCTGCGCGCCAGCGAGCCCGTCACCCTGCACGGCAACACCGCCATCGTGGCGGTGCCCAACGACTTCACCCGCAACCAGCTCGAGGGCCGGCTGCGCGGGCAGCTCGAGGACGCGCTCACGGTGCGCTTCGGCCGCGAGATCCGGATCGCGGTGACGGTCAACCCGGAGCTGGAGGAGGGCCTCGCCGACGTGCCTCGTCCGGCCACCCCCGCGGAAAGTCACTATGTCGACATGTCGACTCAGGTGGTCCCGGTCCCGGTGGAGGCGCCCATGGCGCACGTCCCGGACGAGCGTCCGGCGCCCGCGCCGGTCCAGGCGCCCAGCGCCCTCGAGACGAGGCTGAACCCGAAGTACACGTTCGAGACCTTCGTGATCGGCTCGTCCAACCGCTTCCCGCACGCCGCGGCCGTGGCGGTGGCCGAGGCCCCGGGCAAGGCGTACAACCCGCTGCTGGTCTACGGCGACTCCGGGCTGGGCAAGACCCACCTGCTGCACGCCATCGGCCACTACGTCCGCTCGCTCTACAACGGCGCCAAGGTGCGCTACGTCTCGAGCGAGGAGTTCACCAACGAGTTCATCAACGCGATCCGCGACGACCGGCAGGACCGGTTCAAGCGGCGCTACCGCGACGTCGACGTGCTGCTCATCGACGACATCCAGTTCCTGGAGGGCAAGACCCAGACCCAGGAGGAGTTCTTCCACACCTTCAACACCCTCCACAACGCCAACAAGCAGATCGTGCTGACCTCCGACCGCCCGCCCAAGCGGCTCGAGGCGCTGGAGGACCGGCTGCGCAACCGCTTCGAGTGGGGCCTGATCACCGACGTGCAGCCCCCGGACCTCGAGACGCGGATCGCGATCCTGCGCAAGAAGGCCGCGATGGACCGCCTCACCGCGCCGCCCGACGTGCTGGAGTTCATCGCCTCCAAGATCCAGACCAACATCCGCGAGCTGGAGGGTGCGCTGATCCGGGTCACGGCCTTCGCGAACCTCAACCGCCAGGAGGTCGACATGACCCTGGCCGAGATCGTGCTCAAGGACCTGATCCCCGAGGGCGGGGAGCCCGAGATCACCGCCGGCCTGATCATCGCCCAGACCGCCGCGTACTTCGGGCTGGCCATCGACGAGCTCACCGGCCCCAGCCGCGGTCGCCACCTGGTGATGGCACGCCAGATCGCGATGTACCTGTGCCGCGAGCTGACCGACCTGTCGCTGCCCAAGATCGGCGCCCAGTTCGGCAACCGCGACCACACGACGGTGATGTACGCCGACCGCAAGATCAACCAGCTGCTCGCCGAGCGGCGCGCGGTCTTCAACCAGGTCAGCGAGCTCACCAACCGCGTCAAGCTGCAGGCCCGCCAGGGCTGA
- the rpmH gene encoding 50S ribosomal protein L34, with translation MSKRTYQPNNRRRHKVHGFRLRMRTRAGRAILNGRRRKGRKSISV, from the coding sequence GTGAGCAAGCGTACGTACCAGCCGAACAACCGCCGTCGCCACAAGGTGCACGGGTTCCGCCTGCGCATGCGCACCCGCGCCGGCCGCGCGATCCTCAACGGCCGGCGCCGCAAGGGCCGCAAGAGCATCTCGGTCTGA
- a CDS encoding lysophospholipid acyltransferase family protein → MLDLTYPPIIVAAKTGFRLLGQRITMTGTEHVPREGGVLLACNHVGYVDFVYGGLAANPSGRLVRFMAKREIFDHPLGGPLMRSLHHIEVDRGEGLASFRTAVDFLQRGEAVGIFPEATISRSMDLKEFKTGAVRIAAEAGVPVVPVILWGTQRMMTKDHPRDFSRGKTISLRVGEPLHPDGSDPVAETALLRERMTTMLDAAVAAYPADEQPPGSWWVPARLGGSAPTPEEAARLDAEEKRARAAKRAAKRASS, encoded by the coding sequence GTGCTGGACCTGACCTATCCCCCGATCATCGTCGCTGCCAAGACCGGATTCCGGCTCCTGGGCCAGCGCATCACCATGACGGGCACCGAGCACGTGCCCCGCGAGGGCGGCGTCCTGCTGGCCTGCAACCACGTGGGGTACGTCGACTTCGTCTACGGCGGCCTGGCCGCCAACCCCTCGGGGCGCCTGGTGCGCTTCATGGCCAAGCGCGAGATCTTCGACCACCCGCTGGGTGGGCCGTTGATGCGCTCGCTGCACCACATCGAGGTCGACCGCGGCGAGGGACTGGCCTCCTTCCGCACCGCGGTGGACTTCCTGCAGCGCGGCGAGGCGGTCGGGATCTTCCCCGAGGCGACCATCTCGCGCTCGATGGACCTCAAGGAGTTCAAGACGGGCGCGGTGCGGATCGCCGCCGAGGCCGGGGTGCCGGTGGTCCCGGTGATCCTGTGGGGCACCCAGCGGATGATGACCAAGGACCACCCGCGCGACTTCTCGCGCGGCAAGACCATCTCGCTGAGAGTCGGCGAGCCCCTGCACCCCGACGGAAGCGACCCGGTCGCCGAGACCGCGCTGCTGCGCGAGCGGATGACGACGATGCTCGACGCCGCGGTCGCGGCGTACCCCGCCGACGAGCAGCCCCCCGGCTCCTGGTGGGTCCCCGCCCGCCTGGGCGGCTCGGCCCCCACCCCCGAGGAGGCCGCCCGCCTCGACGCCGAGGAGAAGCGGGCCCGCGCCGCCAAGCGCGCGGCGAAGCGCGCCTCCAGCTGA
- a CDS encoding R3H domain-containing nucleic acid-binding protein: MTQDVTQDVTLEEGDDAATGSTPAAGESDTSRLERLENEGDIAADYLEELLDIADLDGDLDMDVEGDRAAVSIVGADLSQLVGARGEVLDALQELTRLAVYRETGERSRLMLDISGFRADKRTQLEALAAEKCAEVRESGRRVDLEPMSPFERKVVHDAVAEAGLVSESEGVEPRRFVVILPE, from the coding sequence GTGACCCAGGACGTGACCCAGGACGTGACCCTCGAGGAGGGCGACGACGCGGCAACCGGGTCGACTCCCGCCGCCGGTGAGAGCGACACCTCGCGCCTCGAGCGGCTCGAGAACGAGGGCGACATCGCGGCCGACTACCTCGAGGAGCTCCTCGACATCGCCGACCTCGACGGTGACCTCGACATGGACGTGGAGGGCGACCGCGCCGCCGTGTCGATCGTCGGGGCCGACCTCTCCCAGCTGGTCGGTGCGCGGGGCGAGGTGCTCGACGCGCTGCAGGAGCTGACCCGCCTGGCGGTCTACCGCGAGACCGGTGAGCGGTCCCGGCTGATGCTGGACATCTCGGGTTTCCGCGCCGACAAGCGCACCCAGCTCGAGGCGCTCGCCGCCGAGAAGTGCGCGGAGGTCCGCGAGTCCGGGCGCCGGGTCGACCTCGAGCCGATGAGCCCCTTCGAGCGCAAGGTGGTCCACGACGCGGTGGCCGAGGCCGGGCTGGTCTCGGAGTCCGAGGGCGTGGAGCCCCGACGCTTCGTGGTGATCCTCCCTGAGTGA
- a CDS encoding PLP-dependent aminotransferase family protein, whose translation MDSSPARSQTRLDSFVDRYAARTAGMTASEIRALFAVASRPEVVSLAGGMPNISGLPLDVVGGAIGDLVEHQGTVAMQYGSGQGVPELREQITDVMRLEGIEAHPDDVVVTVGSQQAVDLVTRVFCDPGDVVICEAPSYVGALGVFRAYQAEVVHAEMDAHGLVPEALRQAIASVKAAGKTIKFLYTIPNFHNPAGVTMSAQRRTEVLEICREEGVLILEDNPYGLLGFEREPLRALRADEADTVIYLGSFSKTFAPGFRVGWALAPHPVREKLVLAQESATLCPPQFSQMAVSAYLAKHDWVGQIKQFREMYRERRDAMVSALDDMMPAGCTWNVPEGGFYVWLSLPPGIDAKAMLPRAVTARVAYVPGTAFYADGFGSSAMRLSFCYPTPERIREGVRRLAGVLEAEMELRATFGATTPERGLPSGYDAPGTDVS comes from the coding sequence ATGGATTCCTCACCCGCGCGCTCGCAGACCCGACTCGACTCGTTCGTCGACCGCTACGCGGCGCGCACGGCCGGCATGACCGCCTCGGAGATCCGGGCCCTCTTCGCCGTGGCCTCGCGGCCGGAGGTCGTCTCGCTGGCCGGCGGGATGCCCAACATCTCCGGGCTCCCGCTCGACGTCGTCGGCGGCGCCATCGGGGACCTCGTGGAGCACCAGGGCACCGTGGCGATGCAGTACGGCTCGGGCCAGGGCGTCCCCGAGCTGCGCGAGCAGATCACCGACGTGATGCGCCTCGAGGGCATCGAGGCCCACCCCGACGACGTCGTGGTCACCGTCGGCTCCCAGCAGGCCGTCGACCTGGTCACCCGGGTCTTCTGCGACCCCGGCGACGTCGTGATCTGCGAGGCGCCGTCGTACGTCGGCGCGCTGGGCGTCTTCCGCGCCTACCAGGCCGAGGTCGTGCACGCCGAGATGGACGCCCACGGTCTCGTGCCGGAGGCGCTGCGCCAGGCGATCGCCTCGGTGAAGGCCGCCGGCAAGACGATCAAGTTCCTCTACACGATCCCGAACTTCCACAACCCGGCCGGCGTGACGATGTCGGCTCAGCGGCGCACCGAGGTGCTGGAGATCTGCCGCGAGGAGGGCGTGCTGATCCTCGAGGACAACCCCTACGGGCTGCTGGGCTTCGAGCGCGAGCCGCTGCGGGCGCTGCGCGCCGACGAGGCCGACACGGTGATCTACCTGGGCTCGTTCTCCAAGACCTTCGCCCCCGGCTTCCGGGTCGGCTGGGCGCTGGCGCCGCACCCGGTGCGCGAGAAGCTGGTGCTGGCCCAGGAGTCGGCGACGCTCTGCCCGCCGCAGTTCTCCCAGATGGCCGTCTCGGCGTACCTGGCCAAGCACGACTGGGTCGGCCAGATCAAGCAGTTCCGCGAGATGTACCGCGAGCGGCGCGACGCGATGGTCTCCGCGCTCGACGACATGATGCCGGCCGGGTGCACGTGGAACGTGCCCGAAGGCGGTTTCTACGTGTGGCTGTCCCTGCCCCCCGGCATCGACGCCAAGGCGATGCTGCCGCGTGCGGTCACCGCGCGGGTGGCCTACGTGCCGGGCACCGCCTTCTACGCCGACGGCTTCGGCTCCAGCGCCATGCGCCTGTCGTTCTGCTACCCCACCCCGGAGCGGATCCGCGAGGGCGTGCGCCGCCTCGCCGGGGTCCTGGAGGCCGAGATGGAGCTGCGCGCCACCTTCGGCGCGACCACGCCAGAGCGCGGTCTGCCCAGCGGCTACGACGCCCCGGGCACCGACGTCTCCTGA
- the yidC gene encoding membrane protein insertase YidC, with amino-acid sequence MGIIGDIFGFIATPLYYAISGILILWHKLFDQLGLDPAGGMSWVLSIIGLTVVIRALLIPLFVKQIKASRNMQLIQPKVKELQKKYGHDRERLAQETMKLYKDSGTNPFASCLPLLLQMPIFFTLFRLLDQAAKNQTAHGFLTEELARQFGEAEIFGQIPIADSFWQAGIWREGGGDPGVMFLALVLVLAMTATTFFTQRQLMSKNMPADALSGPYAQQQKLLLYVLPVAFGLGGVAFPIGVLLYWTTSNVWTMGQQFYVIRNNPAPGTPAFEAKQQRDKAKAVKHGDVVTVDEPVAPPTERRPAQRQQPKKQTRQQRRQSGSSKPDSTNGGSS; translated from the coding sequence GTGGGCATCATCGGCGACATCTTCGGCTTCATCGCGACGCCGCTCTACTACGCCATCTCCGGCATCCTGATCCTCTGGCACAAGCTCTTCGACCAGCTGGGCCTGGACCCGGCCGGCGGCATGTCCTGGGTGCTCTCGATCATCGGCCTGACCGTGGTGATCCGTGCGCTGCTGATCCCGCTGTTCGTCAAGCAGATCAAGGCCAGCCGCAACATGCAGCTGATCCAGCCCAAGGTCAAGGAGCTGCAGAAGAAGTACGGGCACGACCGGGAGCGTCTCGCCCAGGAGACGATGAAGCTCTACAAGGACTCGGGCACCAACCCGTTCGCGTCCTGCCTGCCGCTGCTGCTGCAGATGCCGATCTTCTTCACGCTCTTCCGGCTGCTCGACCAGGCCGCGAAGAACCAGACGGCGCACGGCTTCCTGACCGAGGAGCTGGCCCGCCAGTTCGGTGAGGCGGAGATCTTCGGCCAGATCCCGATCGCCGACAGCTTCTGGCAGGCCGGCATCTGGCGCGAGGGTGGCGGGGACCCCGGCGTGATGTTCCTGGCCCTGGTCCTGGTGCTGGCGATGACCGCCACGACCTTCTTCACCCAGCGCCAGCTGATGAGCAAGAACATGCCCGCGGACGCCCTCTCCGGCCCCTACGCCCAGCAGCAGAAGCTCCTGCTGTACGTGCTGCCCGTCGCCTTCGGCCTCGGTGGTGTGGCCTTCCCGATCGGCGTGCTGCTCTACTGGACCACCTCCAACGTGTGGACCATGGGCCAGCAGTTCTACGTGATCCGCAACAACCCCGCTCCTGGCACGCCGGCCTTCGAGGCCAAGCAGCAGCGCGACAAGGCCAAGGCCGTCAAGCACGGTGACGTCGTCACCGTCGACGAGCCCGTGGCTCCCCCGACCGAGCGCCGCCCCGCGCAGCGCCAGCAGCCCAAGAAGCAGACCCGGCAGCAGCGCCGGCAGTCCGGCTCCTCCAAGCCGGACTCGACCAACGGAGGTTCCTCGTGA
- the dnaN gene encoding DNA polymerase III subunit beta, with the protein MKFRVERDVLADAVAWAARSLPVRPSVPVLAGLLVEATDQGLVLSTFDYETSARATLPAEVSGEGRALVSGRLLADICRSLPAKPVEMVIDGARVSLTCGSARFSLQTMPVEDYPSLPEMPAATGTVQSDLFAHAVAQAVTAAGRDDMLPVLTGVRIEIDGSSISLLATDRFRLSQRELGWDPRTPDESMAALVPAKVLGDTAKSLTAGSEVTIALAASGSGEGIIGFEGAAGGGIRRTTTRLLDGEFPKVRSLFPSEHLTVAKVDKAALIESVKRVSLVAERNTAVQLAFSDGVLTLDAGSGDEAQASESIEADVDGEDLTTGFNPQFLLDGLTAIDESVVELAFTQASKPVVISGSPAEGDTDPGFRYLLMPRRLLS; encoded by the coding sequence GTGAAGTTCCGCGTCGAACGTGACGTGCTCGCCGACGCCGTCGCGTGGGCAGCCCGCAGCCTCCCGGTCCGACCCAGCGTGCCCGTGCTCGCCGGCCTGCTGGTCGAGGCGACCGACCAGGGCCTGGTCCTGTCGACCTTCGACTACGAGACCTCGGCGCGGGCCACGCTGCCCGCGGAGGTCTCCGGCGAGGGCCGGGCGCTGGTGAGCGGGCGGCTGCTGGCCGACATCTGCCGCAGCCTGCCGGCCAAGCCGGTCGAGATGGTGATCGACGGGGCCCGGGTCTCGCTGACCTGCGGCTCGGCGCGCTTCAGCCTCCAGACCATGCCGGTCGAGGACTACCCCTCGCTGCCCGAGATGCCCGCCGCGACCGGCACCGTGCAGAGCGACCTGTTCGCCCACGCCGTCGCCCAGGCCGTCACCGCGGCCGGCCGCGACGACATGCTCCCGGTGCTGACCGGTGTGCGCATCGAGATCGACGGCTCGTCGATCTCGCTGCTGGCCACCGACCGCTTCCGGCTCTCCCAGCGCGAGCTCGGCTGGGATCCCCGCACGCCCGACGAGTCGATGGCCGCCCTGGTGCCGGCGAAGGTGCTCGGCGACACCGCCAAGTCGCTGACCGCCGGCAGCGAGGTCACCATCGCCCTGGCCGCCAGCGGGTCGGGCGAGGGCATCATCGGCTTCGAGGGTGCCGCCGGCGGCGGGATCCGGCGTACGACGACCCGGCTCCTGGACGGCGAGTTCCCCAAGGTCCGCAGCCTGTTCCCCAGCGAGCACCTCACCGTCGCCAAGGTCGACAAGGCGGCGCTGATCGAGTCGGTCAAGCGCGTCTCGCTGGTCGCCGAGCGCAACACCGCCGTCCAGCTCGCCTTCAGCGACGGCGTGCTGACCCTCGACGCCGGCTCCGGTGACGAGGCCCAGGCCTCGGAGTCGATCGAGGCCGACGTCGACGGCGAGGACCTGACGACGGGCTTCAACCCTCAGTTCCTGCTCGACGGACTCACCGCGATCGACGAGTCGGTCGTCGAGCTGGCCTTCACCCAGGCCTCCAAGCCGGTGGTCATCAGCGGCTCGCCCGCCGAGGGCGACACCGACCCCGGCTTCCGCTACCTGCTGATGCCGCGCCGCCTGCTCTCCTGA
- the yidD gene encoding membrane protein insertion efficiency factor YidD, whose product MKHVLVALLRAYRLLVSPIYGQVCRYHPSCSAYALEAVQVHGSLRGTWLAARRVGRCHPWAAGGYDPVPPARGAPARSDSAPPGETESPCPAPPPHTTQQGA is encoded by the coding sequence GTGAAGCACGTGCTGGTCGCGCTGCTGCGCGCCTACCGCCTGCTGGTGAGCCCGATCTACGGGCAGGTCTGCCGCTACCACCCCTCCTGCTCGGCGTACGCGCTCGAGGCCGTGCAGGTGCATGGCAGTCTGAGGGGCACGTGGCTGGCCGCCAGACGCGTCGGGCGCTGCCATCCGTGGGCGGCCGGCGGCTACGACCCGGTCCCGCCGGCACGGGGGGCGCCAGCGAGGTCGGACAGCGCCCCACCCGGCGAGACCGAGTCCCCCTGCCCCGCACCTCCCCCGCACACGACCCAGCAAGGAGCCTGA
- the rnpA gene encoding ribonuclease P protein component, with protein MLPAAHRLRDGSDFRAASRGGRRAGSRTLVVHLLAVDGDDDGDGVRIGFVVSKAVGNAVVRNRVKRRLRHLAREHVPSLPGSAVLVVRALPEAASASYAGLATDLSRCLARVQP; from the coding sequence TTGCTCCCCGCCGCCCACCGTCTGCGTGACGGCTCGGACTTCCGAGCCGCCTCACGCGGAGGTCGGCGCGCGGGATCCCGCACGCTGGTGGTGCACCTCCTCGCTGTCGACGGTGACGACGACGGCGACGGGGTGCGCATCGGCTTCGTGGTGAGCAAGGCCGTGGGCAACGCCGTGGTCCGCAACCGCGTGAAGCGCCGACTGCGCCACCTGGCCCGGGAGCACGTTCCGTCGCTCCCGGGCTCTGCTGTGCTCGTGGTCAGGGCGCTGCCCGAGGCAGCGTCCGCGTCGTACGCCGGTCTGGCCACCGACCTGAGCCGCTGCCTGGCGCGGGTGCAGCCGTGA